A stretch of DNA from Cyprinus carpio isolate SPL01 chromosome A25, ASM1834038v1, whole genome shotgun sequence:
AATCCTTTAATTCAAATGCAAACTTGCTTAATTAGCTTAAGGAATAATTGACATCGGCAGTAGGAGCTTGACAATTGCATCAAAAGTTTTGAGGTTTTTGTTATGCTAAAATTCAACAAGGCCTTTTGTTGTTCACTTATGTTAAATTAGCATTACATGCAACAGATTTTACTCCATCACTTTTGTCTTTTAATACACAAAAACGGGTTTAAActtattacatttgtattaataCTACTAGAAAAACTCCAGAGACGAGGCTCTGACATTTGCAGTGATGCTTGCTGGCAGACATTTCCAAACGTACATAGTGACATGTCAACAAATGAACCGCTCGCTTATTGACGTGACCTGAATAAATACGTTTTTTctctaaaagcatttaaaaacaacaagccCAAACTCCACCGAAAAACAACATGACAGTCTGTTCTCAAAATTGCAATATAATAGCTTGTAATAATAACGCAACAGCAGCTGCATACAAACAATGGAGCCCTGCAATAATTTAAGTACTTCATAATGCCAAAATCTAAACATTTCAGCCAAGAAGAAGTAGGTTTTGTTcctcactcttaaaaataaaggtttttcatTTTGTCCTGCACCACCAAGTTCTTTTTATTACAGCTTTTTAGATTTTCAGCTTGGTTTATGAGTTCTCTAAAGCACCCGTATATGAATGGTTTCCTACAGTACAAGATAATTAAATTGTTTGTTGTGGAACTTATTAAAGATTTTCCAACAGAATCAGGCAGTTAAACCTTTTGGATCtaattggaacctttattttattttattttttttacaggattggTTTAGATTCATGTTGTTCTGACAACTCGGTAACACtatattaaaactttttgaaATGGGTTAGAAGACTAGTCTAAAAGAAACTAATCATCTTAAGGATTATTTATGCAATACAGTTAGTTGGAATGAGTTAGAAGACTAGTCTAATACAAAAAAGGACTATGTAGTTGTTGGTAAATGTTAGGAATAAAGTTATGAATAGAGGCTAAACAGATATGAGTGGAGGCACTTAATATGACCCAATCCATCTGAATTAAACTATTCACACGGTTCAACTTCCTTGCCCCAGAAATAACACCAAACCGCAGTTCAATCTCTCTCTCTAGGCGTGAATACAAAAATCCCAGCAAACCAATAATGAGTACATGGtgctaaaactataaatatttaagCACAGGCATGTTTGAACGTCAATTTCTCATCAGCAACTGTCTACAGTGATGCCTCTCTATAACACTATGAAATCTGATATTaatcatttatctatctatctatctataaataaaattatacataaaaacatctctctctatccctctcaataagtaaatatatatatatatatatatcgttttttTAATAAGTTGATATActacatacaaaattaaaaaccatttagattttacttttgtaatttttatgcatATATGACCTTAAGATATTGCAAGACTAtaattttaagaattaatttattagtaaaaaaaaaaatgaacacaaactaCCCATTTAGACGTTTAATCAATTTCAAACTAAGTACCTGTTAAGCACTAGTAATGTTTGTTTAGGTTATATATGTTATTATGAAGTGGTACCAAGAAAATCTAGCTCTTTATACTGGGAGTCTTTGAACTGgcttacagggtttttttttttttgtttgtttgtttgtttgttttttttgcactccTAATAAACTTCAGTAATACTATTCGGATGAAGGCCAGGTAAAATAGATCgtctttaaaatagttttaaaagtcAATTTAATAACTTTGCACTCTTTTTCACGCTGTTTGACATCCGACACCACCGAGGCCTCCATAACACACAACCAGAGCAGTTTACAAGACCTGTGATCTTAAAAACTCCGACCAAACATGTCAAATGCTTCCAGCAGGCATCCCAAAAagttggttttagttttaaagcGTCGACTCAACTTCCAGAAGTGCACATTTCGGTTAACAAACCCACCGCAGACTATCATTTAGTTCAAGTCAGCTCGACTTTCCGCAGATTTAACTTTGCTTTCAAAACTACAGTTGCATTTCTAAATATGTAAACGATCAAAATACACGCCCGtgcgaaacaaaacaaaacaaagcacgTAAAAGTAACGCGAAACCGACCGTGCGCAAGTTTGTCTCGCGCTCTTGCGTTTTACTATGTATCACATTGTTCGCGGTGATGTGAGTTCTACACCTCAGAGCCGCAGGAAAAACTCCACAGAAACTCTGTTACTCACCACGAATCACCGTCAGACTACAACAAAGCAGCAGTTCCAGCAGTAAAATCTCCATCGCAAGCGCTCCTGGCTTTAATTCCATAATCCCAGCTCCATTTCTTCGAGGTATTGGTGTTAGGAGAAAGTTTGTAGTCCGTAGGTCAGTCAGtcggactttttttttctcgctcGAGCGACTCTTCTAGCGATAGTAGAAGGAGGCACGAGGAGGGGAATGACTGACAGCGGAAACCGATCGACGTCATCAAGTGGGATTGTGCGGCGCTGTGGCGCGTTCGCTTCTCCAGACCAgtggaatagttttttttttttttttttttttttttaattaatgccatAACCAagaacaatacaattaaaattatccattgcaaaaataaataaataaatacatacatacaaataataaaccAGTGCCAGGGcataatacaacaataacaaaatgatatattaataatattaaaaggtttttttttttttttttttttttttttgctacaatgtcatatttacatacaaCGTTATATGCTCTAATTGAGTTTTTACTTGTGCAGTTTtgtaaagcattttaataaagttccattggttaatgttaatgtattaactaacacgaacaacacatttattacagtatttattaatctttgttaatgttagttaatgaaaatacagttgatAAGTGTTAGCTCATGTTAAttaacagtgcattaactaatgttaacaagcacaacttttgattttaataatgcatttgtaaatgctgaaattaacattaactaagattaataaatgctgtagaagtattgttcatgcttaactaaagtagttaactaatgttaactaatgaaccttattgtaaagtgttaccagcatTACAATAAAGCTTGAAATCATTTGTGAGAAAAATGCAGTATTAAACAATGCAGTATGAATGTACATTTAAggcaaaatattgataaatattttttttaattcaagagtgtattattattatttaatctatttgAATTTTCTATAGgagtttttatgttgtatttagtttttttaggtaATGTTACTGCTTTATTATGGTGTTATGTGTGTTACCATGGTGGTgtattgtgtttatgtgtgtatcaCTGTACTCTTTCGTTGTGTTATTATTGGCTACAGTTGCTGGAAAGGCCAATCTTGATGGACTTGTAGTCATCATGTGGGCAGCCAGAGTTGATATCAGTCCATCTTACAGTAACAAACAGATTTAATCACTCAAACAGGCTGATTTCTTGACACAAAatcagtgcattttattttttattatttagatttgataataaatatgtactatatatatatatatatatatatatatatatatatatatatatatatatatatatatacacacacacacacacacacacacacacacacacacacacacacacacacacacacacacacacacacaccatggccTGAGTTGGACAATGGTATCTTTTGTACTGGGTCCTGATGAAGGGGGCCCACTATAGGTTCACTATGGTATAGCGTACAAACTCATCAACTCCAATGGAAGGTGAGGGGCATGGCATGACCATTCTAAaagtttcatttctgttttttgtttaaaaaaaaataaggggaaAATTCAAAGTTGTGTCATTTCAGTGGAATGAAAGTGATGTTATGTTCTATATGTTATTAATGGACTTCCACTTTTATGTACTCAGAACTTTTGTGGCTTTATATTCTTATCCTTCAGGGGATTTTCAGTAAAGCAACCATCATTGTTTCATAATAATACAAATCCTTCAGAAAAGTAAAAAGAGACCAACATGATTCAATTGTTAATATGCAGTAATAGTACAGAGATTTAAAATTCAGTATTGGGAGAACTTCATGAGACACATTTGAGTTCTTTGGTTAGAGATTGTCAAACAGGAGTTCTGAAATACAAAGAGACAAATGTGAGTTTAGTGTCTTCTAGGGTCTTTTTCTCAGGAAAAACGTTTGAAAAGAAGGAGAAAACAATGACAGATTGTCAAATTTGAGATCTGAAACATGATACATATTCACATTAGTGTCTTCTGGAGACTTTTTCTCTGGGGAGAACAATCtgagaaacaactgagacattAAAGAAATCTCATTTTGCATTCCTTAGGGAGAGACAGAagctttaaaatgcataaacCCTGCTTTTTAAGTGAATGACAGATCAATTCTTCTTTGTACTTCAGAAAACATCAGCTTAAACATGTCATGTTTTGCACAGTTTCTCCTGTTTGTTGCTAGCCTGTTATGTTTCTTCGTGCTCGTATGAAAGCTCATGTTATAAAAGAGTAAAATACAATGATGCAAATTTTTTCTCGGGCTCTTTCATGAGTCCTGAGGTGTTGTAAACATCAAGGATCAAACCGAACCCCTGGCGGACTGAAAGCGCTCATTGGGCTGAATGGTAAAGTTCTGCAACCAACTCCAAATCCAAAGTGAAAGCATATGTGCACGGTAGTGCGTGTGAGCAAGCAGGCAGTAATTCCCGGGCCTAGAGAAACATGCTGTAATGAAACCTGCCTTTACAGTCACCTGTGCAATATAGCTCTTGGCGTTCTCTTTGATCCGCCGAGTACtgcgcacaaataaaaaaatcactttctcCACTGCCCGTTGTTACTTTTGAATATTATACTTTGTATTAATGCATCCAAAACTTAATGCGAGACATATTTTGTGCATAACAGATGCCATCTGGAACAAGTCCTCTTAAAACGGAGGGTTTATAGAGGCATCATGTCAATGTGCTTCACACTAACCCTGTTGCTTGCTACTTCTCACTGGAAATTCATAGTCAGGATTTAGACAGCCTGAAGCCGTGCTGAAATATGGGTCTGCCACTTAGTTACACAACCAAGGAAAACAAGGATATTCTGCTGAAAATTGTAGCAAATAAAAGGCTAATAAAAGCTAGTATCAATATCAAACCATCAAAACAAATGAGAGGCccactgttttgtttgaagagCGAGGTGAACGTTTTTATTGGAAATTTGTCTGCATTGTTTCTCTTTTGGCATGAAGTAAAAATCTAGGATGTGAAATGCCAAAAGAAAGTGAGAGATTGGGAAATTTTGAGGCCTGAGACAATTCCTTTGGAAATTACAGAAATGCAGTGCTCAACAAGAAATGTGGTAATCATAggttatgacattttttttttttaggccagaTCAGGTCAGCAACTAGTTCAACTAGCACAAACCATCTGCAGAAGATAACAATGGACTCCATCCTGTGCTTCTCTAATAAACTCCCCATTTCACATGACTCTAGTTGTGTTTCCCTCCAAAACAAAACCGTCCCCTGGTGAGATTGTTGTAAAGGTGTCGGCCCACCTTCTTTCCAACTCATTATTTTCCTCCCTGCCAATTAAACTTCCAGACCTTTAAAATTAGACAATGTGCACCGCACGTTTCCAAGGTGCAATTATTGGTCGACAGATGTGGCTTGTTTATGTGTGGCATCTTGTTTACTCCAAAGGCTGATTGATATGTACTACTCATAAAACACTTTGAAACCATGGGAAACCTGGGGCCCAATGGCTCCAAAAGCAAGGCGATGGGCCCCTTGAACTTacgcatcatttttttttttttttacattttctgttctgATTTGGAATAACCATTGTAAACaaggtaaaatgttttaaaaagagctTAAGAGGACCAGCTGAAAGTATGAatttagccaaaatatttaatagcaAATAGAAATTACTCACACGACTCCAAACTGTGACTAAAATGGtcgaaaatacaacaaaaaaagtggatgaccatttaaaatgtatCCAGGGAAGCCTTGTGTGTGTCCATATGTGATTTCAAACATCATCGAGACAACGAACGGACAAAATATAAGCTGTGATGTCTGATtcacgaacaaatgactcttttgtcAGTTATGTCCAATTcaaaatgagatgtaaatgcgATGTCCTGTATAATCCATACTGTATAATTTGCTTGTTCATGACAACGTATAAAGATACATATTATTGTTTTGATGCAGACCATTAATAATGGTattctaaaaaatattgaaatgttttacaaataCATAGGTTAttgtttatatcttataattgtCATTGCTCCTAAACGTTCTATTTTAGTTTTCTCAGAGCAACGTCACATTCCTTAACATGCTAGTTAAATGCTGACCAACTTATTTTAGggggtgaactatatctttattaaATTAAGGGAAGTGAAACACATGACGAAAATTcaagtttttgtggaaaccagatGCACAGATTTGGCGTCAGCCTACTCATGGATCAAAGTTAATGTAACATcaagtacagacagacagacacttcacacataataaaataactcAGAGTGCAAAGtaagttttttctttattatatatctttttaacaGTGCAGCTATTAAGACTTACAAAATCAATTTGGCACATATCAAATCAAACTATCATACTTCATCCCTTCCTCTAATCTGATCTTTGTTCCAGACACTAAATACACAATGGCTGAGTTATTCCCTTGGCTTTACAATAATGTGCTTCTGTGCCACAATTCCTGGTTTGGCATTTATTTctcacatacatacaaaaaaaaaaaaaaaaaaaaaaaaaaggcattaataCATAATTCTTTGAATGTTCCTGAACCGTTCTGACAAACATAAAAAGGCAATTATTGCAGCCAACTCAGCAGCCGCAGATGAAACACTGGACATGACAGATTAGACAACATTTCCATGTATTGCACTATGAATCCCTTAATAATGACATTCGTTGAATGAAGGTTGAGGGCTAAGTTAATACTAAGGCTTCAGCCCCATATGCCAAGAATTACATGGAAGCTAAATCTGCATAGAAACAAAAGATACACATCAAACCAACTCACTCGAGCACCAGCTGGATTCTCGTATCTAGAAGTCGTAAGGGGCTTTCAAGTGTTTGAGTGCTACCAAGAGGTCTCAAACCAAAGTCAATCTGCTACCACCCGTTGAAAAAGGAAATATACTGAAATGTAAACCGCACAATCCTGGTCAGACCCCTGAATCGGAGTACATTCCATTGATGAGATAGTCGACCTGAGTGTAGTCCTTCCGCTTGTAACTCTCGTACGCTTGTTTGAGAAACAGCGCCACCGTGACCACGAAGAAGAGGAGGCCAAACAGAAGAACGGCCAACAAGGAGCTTGTGTTCAACAGGTGGCTGGTCAAAGGGTCTCCGGCCACCTCAATCATGGCTTGGTCCCTTTTGGGAATGTCCTTGGGCAGTGTAGATGCATCAATGGTTTTTGGTGTGGTTGGTGATGGCTTCTTCTCATCTGATGATGCTGGAGAAGTTTGGATTGGTTTTGCGGAAGGAGTGGATGAAGTTGTTGTAGGCACTGATGGTGAGATGCTGGCAGATGTTTTGGTCCCTGATGGCGATGGTGAAGAAGGCTGTTTTGAGGTTATGGTTTGTGCAACTGTTGTGGAGGTGGTGGTTGTTCTGGTAGTTGTTGGAGAGGGTTTAGGGCTGGTTGTAGTTGGTTTAGGTGTAGTTGTGGTGGTGGATGTCGTGGCTGGTGTTGTCAGAGTGGTTATGTTGATTGTTGGTTTTGGCACTGCAACGGTTGTGGCGATTATTTCTGTTGGAGTTGTCTGAAGGTTGGTGGTCGCTATAGTCATAAAGTTGTTTGTTAAAGTGGCCGGGTTTGTGGTAGTGGAAGTCCTGGAGATCAAGTCGTCAGCATTAAGTGTGACATTAGTTGAAGAACCATCTGGAGAAGACTGGGAAGAGTTGGTATCAGAAG
This window harbors:
- the LOC122135561 gene encoding uncharacterized protein C11orf24-like, with protein sequence MVSATHVIMTVHPFLVLLPILGLLVFPYTPMHLVNGLRIVSNVTVEKPENCSLSLCPAGEFCSKAIPNSKQSLCFLISCPNNTQNFSCENVTDFNDLFAEPDVNTNDAIHLGKNQTGESVLTNHSSDTNSSQSSPDGSSTNVTLNADDLISRTSTTTNPATLTNNFMTIATTNLQTTPTEIIATTVAVPKPTINITTLTTPATTSTTTTTPKPTTTSPKPSPTTTRTTTTSTTVAQTITSKQPSSPSPSGTKTSASISPSVPTTTSSTPSAKPIQTSPASSDEKKPSPTTPKTIDASTLPKDIPKRDQAMIEVAGDPLTSHLLNTSSLLAVLLFGLLFFVVTVALFLKQAYESYKRKDYTQVDYLINGMYSDSGV